The DNA window GACCTGTCCCAACCGGGACGGGACCCTGGGGACCAGAGGATGTATCTTCTGCAGCCAGGGCGGGTCGGGAGATTTTGCCGCGTCTTCTTCGCTCTCTATCTCCGACCAGATCCAACAGGCAAAGGAACTGGTTTCCCGCAAGTACGGCGGAAGTTCCTATATCGCTTACTTTCAGGCTTATTCCAACACCTATGGACCTGTTTCTTATCTGAGGCAGATCTTCACTGAGGCGGTCTCCCATCCGGAAGTTCGCGTTCTCGCCATAGCTACCCGGCCGGACTGTCTTCCCAGAGATGTCATTGATCTGCTTAAAGAGTTAAACCAGATCAAGCCTGTATGGGTGGAACTAGGGCTTCAGACCATTCACGAAGATACCGCCCGCTTTATCCGGAGAGGTTATCCTCTGTCTGTCTTTGAACAGGCGGTTTCTGAACTCCGTGCCGCCGGCATCGAAGTAATCGTCCATACCATCCTCGCCCTGCCCGGCGAGACTTCTGATATGATGCTGGACACTCTGCGTTATCTCAACCAAATGGATATCCAAGGGCTTAAACTTCAATTGCTGCATATCCTGAAGGGCACCGACCTGGCAGAGTACTTCCAAGCTAATCCTTTCTGGATTCCTTCCATGGAAGAATATATAGAGCTTCTGGGCTTATGTATCTCGCACATCCATCCTGACATCGTGATCCATCGCCTGACCGGCGACGGTCCCAAGTCTCTTCTTATCGCTCCCTCCTGGAGCAGAGACAAGCGGCGGGTGCTGAATCAGATACATTCCTATTTAAAACAGAGAAATATCTGGCAAGGAAAGGAGTTGTCTTAATGGCAGAAAGTTTTAAACTCTATAAATTGATCGTTTTATATATGCTGGACAAGGTGGATTTCCCCCTGACCAATTCACAGATCTCTGAGTTTGTACTGGACGAGGGATATACCACATATTTCAAACTCCAGCAAGCCATCTCCGAGCTGGCGGACTCAGGTTTTATCCGGGAAGAGTCTACCCACAGCCGGACCTTTTTCCATCTCACAGAAGAAGGGGAAGAAACAATCCATTATTTCAAAGATGATATTTCCCCAGCCATACAAAAGGATATCGATGACTTCTTAAAAAACAAGAAATATGATCTGAAAAATGAGGTCTCTATCAAGGCGGACTATTACCGGACTTCCTCCGGTCAGTACGCCGTCCAGTGCCAGGTGATCGAACAGGGCGCCCCTCTTATCGATCTGACAGTCACTGTTCCCTCGGAAGACGAGGCCCAAGCCATATCTGGGAACTGGACCCGCAAAAATCAAGAGGTCTACGCCCTGATCATGGAACACCTGCTGTAGAAATTCTTGATCTTATTTAAATCAAAAACCAACTTGAGGATACGTACATGAAAACGAAATTACTGGGAGAACTCTATATCAGCTTCGCCAAGATCGGCGGACTGACGTTCGGCGGCGGAATGGCCATGCTCCCCATGCTGCAGCGGGAGATTGTAGAGAACCGCAAATGGTGCCAAGAGGAAGAAGTTCTGGATATGTATGCCATCGGCCAGTGCACCCCCGGCGTTATCGCCGTAAATACAGCAACCTATGTGGGCTACAGACAGGCAGGGATCCTGGGCGGGATCGTCGCCACTTTTGGCGTGATCTCTCCCTCTATCATCATCATCTGTCTGATTGCTTCTATCCTGCAGAATTTTATCCACCTGTCGGTGGTCGTACATGCTCTTTCCGGCATCCGGGCCGCGGTCTGTGCATTGATGATCAATACTACCATCCAGATGATCCGCAGAGGTGTGGTTGACAAACTGGGCGCCGCTATTTTTCTCATCTCGTTTCTCCTTTCCTGCTTCTCTCCCGTTCCTACGGCCCTTATCATCATTCTGGCAGGCATCGCGGGTATCACTGCCAAAAAAATCGAGGGGAGGAAATCACTGTGATCTACCTCACCCTCGCCTATGAATTCTTTAAAATCGGCCTTTTTTCCATCGGAGGAGGAATGGCTACCCTGCCTTTCCTTATGGAACTGACCGAAAGATATGACTGGTATACCGCTCAGGAACTGACTAATATGATTGCCATCAGCGAGAGTACTCCCGGCCCTCTTGGCGTTAATATGGCCACCTATGCCGGCTACCACGCCGCCGGGATCCCCGGCGCTCTTGTAGCCACCTTCGCTCTGACCGCGCCGGCTCTCATCATCATCGTGATCATCGCCAGATTCTTAGAAAACTTCAGCGAAAACCCAACGGTAAAAGCTCTTTTCTACGGCATCCGGCCTACGGTTGCGGCTTTGATCGGATATGCTGTTTGGGAACTGCTCCAGATCACTTTATTTACCGCCGCCAGCAGCGGACTTCCCGCTGTAAACATCGCCAATCTGCTGATCTGTTTGTCTGTTCTGGGGCTTATGCAGATAAAATCTTTCAAGAACCTGCATCCTCTTATATGGATCTTAGCAGGCGCTGTTCTTGGCATCATTCTCAAAATGACATAAGCTTCGCCGCTCCGCAGATCCCGGCGTCATTTCCAAGTTCCGCCAATACAAAACGTACATTCTGATTGGAGAAAAAGGCTTTCTCATGGTAATACTTTTCTACATATTCCAAAAGGATCTCTCCGGCTTTGGATACTCCTCCGCCGATCACGATCACGGCGGGATCCGTGATCACAGCGATATTGGCCAACGCATGTCCCAAGTATGCGCCAAATTCTTCCACAATCTCTTCCGCCACTTTATCGCCTTCTTTTAACGCGTCAAACACCATCTTCGCGCTGACTTTTCTTCCCCGCAGAATGGACGGGTCGTCATTTTTGTGAAGCCGGATCCTGGCGATCCTGGCAATTCCTGTGGCGGAAGCATATTGTTCCAGACATCCCTGTTTGCCGCAGCCGCATCGATCTTTTTCTTCATAGTTTACACAGATATGGCCGATCTCTCCGCCGGCTCCATTCGCTCCGGTCAGAGGGAGCCCGTTGACGATAATACCTCCGCCAACGCCTGTTCCCAATGTGACCATCACAAGATCTTTATAACCCTTTCCCCCTCCCAGCCACATTTCACCAAGGGCGGCCACATTAGCGTCATTTCCTACAGCCGCTTTGAATCCGGTCAGTTCTTCCATTTCCCGCTTTACTTCTTTATACCCCCATCCAAGGTTCGCGGTCTTCTGTACAATCCCTTCCTCATCCACAGGAGCCGGAATTCCAATCCCAATCCCTTTGATCTGATCTTTGGGAATCTTTGTCTCAAAAAGTTTCTTTTCCAAAGACTGCGCGATATCCGGAAGGATTGCTTTGCCCTCATTCTCCGTTTTCGTAGGAATCTCCCATTTGTCCATAAGGATCCCATCGGTCTGGAACAGACCGATCTTCACTGATGTTCCTCCAATATCCACACCAAAACAATATTTCATAAAACTCCGCCCCCTACTTCCTTCTCATATTTTCCTGTACACGTTTGTACAATTCCTGCGCAGCGTTGTAACCCATTTTCTTCTGGCGGTAATTGATAGCCGCCGTCTCTGTGATGATGGCCAGATTCCGCCCCGGACGGATCGGAATCTGATGACATACCACCCGGTTCCCCAGGAATTCTGTATACTCTTCCTCCAGCCCCAGCCGGTCATACTGTTTGTCTTTATCCCAATCTTCCAACGTAATGACCAGATCGATATTCTGAGTGGCACGCACACTCTGCACGCCATACAGGGTTTTCACATCCACGATCCCGATTCCCCGAAGTTCTATAAAATGCCTTGTAATATCCGGTGCTGTTCCTACCAGCGTCTCATCGCTGACCTTTCGTATCTCTACCACATCATCGCTGACCAAACGGTGCCCTCGCTTGATCAGTTCCAGCGCCGCCTCGCTTTTCCCGATTCCGCTTTCGCCCATGATCAGCACGCCCACGCCGTATACATCTACCAGAACGCCATGGATCGAGATACATGGAGCCAGTTCTACATTCAGCCAGCGTATCAGTTCCGCCGTAAACTGAGATGTCTTCATCTCGCTTTGAAATACCGGGATATTAGCCGCCGTCGCTTTTTCAAGCAGCATATCGTCCGGCTTCTGGCTTCTGGAGAAAACAATCCCCGGCAATTTATAAGATAAGAGCATCGAATAAATCTTTTCCTTTTCTTCTTCCGGCATTTTCTGAAGAAATGTATACTCAACATATCCGATCACCTGAACCCGCTCCGCATCAAAATGTTCAAAATAGCCGGTCAGCTGAAGAGCCGGGCGGTTGATATCCGGCACTTCTACAATCTTTTCCGAATAATCCACATCCGGTGTTAGATTCTTCAGATTCATCTTCTCGACGATCGCGCTCATTTTGACGTTCTTACTCATGATACTCTCCTTTTCCTTTTCATAATTTCTATGCAGCAACCATTATACCACATCAATGGAAAAAGTTATACACGTCCCTGGCCGATTTTTCGTTCATAGAAGGCAATTTTTTTAATTCTTCAATGTCCGCGTTTTTGACAGCTTCCAGATTCTCAAAATGCTTCATCAGGTCTTTTCTCCTGGCCGGACCCACTCCCGGTATATCGTCCAGTATGGAGTGCACCTGATTCTTTCCCCTAAGCTGCCTGTGAAACGTAATGGCGAACCGGTGAGCCTCGTCCTGAATCCTGGTGATCAGCCGAAAAGCCTCAGAATTTCTGTCGATCGGCAGTTCCACATTCTGGTAATACAGCCCTCTGGTCCGGTGATTGTCATCTTTTACCATACCGCATACCGGAATCTGAAGCCCCAGTGAGTCTAATACTCCAAGGGCCACGTTTACCTGTCCTTTTCCCCCGTCCATCAAGATCAGATCCGGGAAAGCGTTAAATCCTCCCATTTCTTTGCCTTCTTCCTGTTCCTCCAATCCATGCCGGAACCGGCGGGTCAGTACTTCCTCCATGCTGGCATAGTCGTCCGCCCCCTGAACCCCTTTGATCCGGAATTTTCGGTAATCATTCCGTTTCGGTTTCCCGCGCTCATAGACTACCATAGAACCTACAGAAGCAAACCCGCTGGTATTGGAGATATCGTAGGCCTCCATCCGCTGAAGCCCTTCCAGTCCCAGAATTTTCTCCAGCTCTTTAACCGCGCCGATGGTACGGCCTTCTTCTCTTTTCAGCCGCTCCTTGTCAGTGCTGAGCACCAGCGCCGCGTTCTTCTTGGCCAGCTCCACCAGCTTCTCCTTCTTTCCTTTCTGCGGCACCTGGATATGGACCCGATGGCCCCGCTTGCGGCTCAGCCACTCCTCGATGATCTCCTGGTCCGCCACCGCTTCCGGCAGCATAAGCTGGGAAGGAATGTACGGCGTTCCCGCATAAAACTGCTTGATAAAGCTGGATAAGATTTCTCCCGCTTCGTCCCCTTCCCCGATCTTCAGGTAGAAATGATCCCTGCCGATCAGCCGGCCTCCACGGATAAAGAACACCTGTACCACCGCGTCTTCTCTTTCTGATGCCACCGCCAGGATATCCCTGTCCTCCCCGGCAGTATCCGTGATCTTCTGTTTCTGGGCGATCTTCTGTACGCTGGCGATCAGTTCCCGGTACTCAATGGCTCTCTCGAACTCTAAGTTCTCAGAAGCGTTCTGCATCTTTTCCTCCAAGTCTTTGAGGATTCCTTCATAGTTTCCGCCCAGGAATTTCAGCACTTCCTGAATCGATTCCCGGTATTCCTCCTGGGAAATATAGCCCTGGCAGGGCGCCTTGCATTGATGGATGTGGTAATTCAGGCAGGGCCTCTCTTTCCCAATGTCTCTGGGCAGCTTTCGATTGCAGCTTCGCACATAATATAGTTTACGGATCAATTCTATTGTGTCTTTGACGGCTCCAGCGCTGGTATAAGGCCCGAAATAGCGGGCCTTGTCCTTCACCATCCTTCTGGCCAGAAGGACCCGCGGAAAAGCCTCCTCCACCGTTACCTTAATAAAAGGATAGGCTTTATCATCCATCAGCATCGTATTATATTTAGGCCTGTGTTCTTTGATCAAGTTACATTCAAGCACCAGCGCCTCTAATTCAGAGTCTGTGATAATATACTCAAACCGCCGGATGTGAGTCACCATCTGTTCAATCTTGACTCCTTTATTGCGGCTACTTTGGAAATACTGGCGGACACGGTTCTTTAAGCTGACGGCTTTCCCCACATAGATGATCTCGTCCTTTTCGTCATGCATTAGATATACGCCCGGCTTTCCCGGCAGTTTTTTTAGTTCTTCCTGAATGTCAAACATAATCTTTCCCCATTTCAAAACACTAAATATATGATCACACAGCACAATGCAGCGATATTGAACCTCAACATCGCTGCATAGTAGCACAACTTCTATTCTTCCGCCGGTCTTTCCTCCTGCGCAGGACTCTCCTGTACTCCAGTCTCCTCCCGCGCCGGATTCATAGCAATCCTCTCTTCGCTCTTTGTTCCTTCCTGTTCCGGGTCAATACCTTCTACTTTGTGGAAAATCTCCATAAACTCTTTCCCTGTAATGGTTTCCTTCTCGATCAGGAACGCCGCGATCTGATCCAGCGCTTTTCTATGTTCGCTCAGAAGCTGTTTTGCTTCCTCATATGCTTCTTTGAGCATCTTCATAACTTCATGGTCGATTTCAGACGCCGTCTCCTGGCCGCAGTTAGCTACCGGTCTTCCATCCAGATACCGATGTTGAATCGACTCCAGACCGATCAGACCAAATTTCTCGCTCATTCCGTACTGAGTGATCATAGCTCTGGCAATACTGGTTGCTTTCTCAATATCGTTGGCGGCTCCTGTAGTCACCGTATCGAACACGATCTCTTCCGCCGCCCGTCCCGCCAACATTCCTACCAGCATAGCTTTCAGCTCTTTCTTTGTGTTCAGGAACTTCTCCTCCTCAGGCGTCTGCATTACATATCCCAGAGCGCCCATTGTACGAGGCACAATAGTGATCTTCTGTACCGGCTCCGCATCCTTTTGCAGCGCGCTTACCAGCGCGTGCCCTACTTCGTGGTAAGAAACGATCCTCCGCTCTTCCTGGCTCATGATACGGTCTTTCTTCTCTTTTCCTACCAGCACCACTTCCACCGCCTCGAAGAGATCCGCCTGGCTTACCGCGTTTCTTCCATGCTTCACCGCATTGATAGCGGCCTCATTGATCATATTAGCAAGGTCGGATCCCACCGCCCCTGAAGTAGCCAGGGCAATCGCTTCCAGATCCACCGTCTCATCCATCCGAACATCTTTGGAATGTACCTTCAGAACATCAATCCGGCCTTTCAGATCCGGCTTCTCCACAATGATCCTGCGGTCGAACCGTCCCGGTCTTAAAAGCGCCGGGTCCAGAAT is part of the Lachnospiraceae bacterium KGMB03038 genome and encodes:
- a CDS encoding TIGR01212 family radical SAM protein, whose protein sequence is MAVRWGERRYHSLDYYLKETYGGKLYKLSLNGGMTCPNRDGTLGTRGCIFCSQGGSGDFAASSSLSISDQIQQAKELVSRKYGGSSYIAYFQAYSNTYGPVSYLRQIFTEAVSHPEVRVLAIATRPDCLPRDVIDLLKELNQIKPVWVELGLQTIHEDTARFIRRGYPLSVFEQAVSELRAAGIEVIVHTILALPGETSDMMLDTLRYLNQMDIQGLKLQLLHILKGTDLAEYFQANPFWIPSMEEYIELLGLCISHIHPDIVIHRLTGDGPKSLLIAPSWSRDKRRVLNQIHSYLKQRNIWQGKELS
- a CDS encoding chromate transporter, coding for MIYLTLAYEFFKIGLFSIGGGMATLPFLMELTERYDWYTAQELTNMIAISESTPGPLGVNMATYAGYHAAGIPGALVATFALTAPALIIIVIIARFLENFSENPTVKALFYGIRPTVAALIGYAVWELLQITLFTAASSGLPAVNIANLLICLSVLGLMQIKSFKNLHPLIWILAGAVLGIILKMT
- the hprK gene encoding HPr(Ser) kinase/phosphatase, with the translated sequence MSKNVKMSAIVEKMNLKNLTPDVDYSEKIVEVPDINRPALQLTGYFEHFDAERVQVIGYVEYTFLQKMPEEEKEKIYSMLLSYKLPGIVFSRSQKPDDMLLEKATAANIPVFQSEMKTSQFTAELIRWLNVELAPCISIHGVLVDVYGVGVLIMGESGIGKSEAALELIKRGHRLVSDDVVEIRKVSDETLVGTAPDITRHFIELRGIGIVDVKTLYGVQSVRATQNIDLVITLEDWDKDKQYDRLGLEEEYTEFLGNRVVCHQIPIRPGRNLAIITETAAINYRQKKMGYNAAQELYKRVQENMRRK
- a CDS encoding DUF4364 family protein — its product is MAESFKLYKLIVLYMLDKVDFPLTNSQISEFVLDEGYTTYFKLQQAISELADSGFIREESTHSRTFFHLTEEGEETIHYFKDDISPAIQKDIDDFLKNKKYDLKNEVSIKADYYRTSSGQYAVQCQVIEQGAPLIDLTVTVPSEDEAQAISGNWTRKNQEVYALIMEHLL
- a CDS encoding chromate transporter, with the protein product MKTKLLGELYISFAKIGGLTFGGGMAMLPMLQREIVENRKWCQEEEVLDMYAIGQCTPGVIAVNTATYVGYRQAGILGGIVATFGVISPSIIIICLIASILQNFIHLSVVVHALSGIRAAVCALMINTTIQMIRRGVVDKLGAAIFLISFLLSCFSPVPTALIIILAGIAGITAKKIEGRKSL
- the hflB gene encoding ATP-dependent zinc metalloprotease FtsH; the encoded protein is MDNQNNQNRNNQDPNRNNKQGISFVILVTLITSILVLALFQFQGTGSAEEITYDEFLKMVDDGEVESVQIQSDRLVITAKPEKGKRTGQEYYTGVVQDDTLSDKLYEANVEYSQEIPDTTSAVVLNVLLTILPIALIVGMFVWMTRKMSKGGGMMGIGKSNAKMYVEKQTGVTFRDVAGQDEAKESLQEVVDFLHNPGKYTSVGAKLPKGALLVGPPGTGKTLLAKAVAGEAKVPFFSLSGSAFVEMYVGVGASRVRDLFKQAQQMAPCIIFIDEIDAIGKSRDNQLGSNDEREQTLNQLLAEMDGFESNKGLVLLAATNRPEILDPALLRPGRFDRRIIVEKPDLKGRIDVLKVHSKDVRMDETVDLEAIALATSGAVGSDLANMINEAAINAVKHGRNAVSQADLFEAVEVVLVGKEKKDRIMSQEERRIVSYHEVGHALVSALQKDAEPVQKITIVPRTMGALGYVMQTPEEEKFLNTKKELKAMLVGMLAGRAAEEIVFDTVTTGAANDIEKATSIARAMITQYGMSEKFGLIGLESIQHRYLDGRPVANCGQETASEIDHEVMKMLKEAYEEAKQLLSEHRKALDQIAAFLIEKETITGKEFMEIFHKVEGIDPEQEGTKSEERIAMNPAREETGVQESPAQEERPAEE
- a CDS encoding ROK family glucokinase, coding for MKYCFGVDIGGTSVKIGLFQTDGILMDKWEIPTKTENEGKAILPDIAQSLEKKLFETKIPKDQIKGIGIGIPAPVDEEGIVQKTANLGWGYKEVKREMEELTGFKAAVGNDANVAALGEMWLGGGKGYKDLVMVTLGTGVGGGIIVNGLPLTGANGAGGEIGHICVNYEEKDRCGCGKQGCLEQYASATGIARIARIRLHKNDDPSILRGRKVSAKMVFDALKEGDKVAEEIVEEFGAYLGHALANIAVITDPAVIVIGGGVSKAGEILLEYVEKYYHEKAFFSNQNVRFVLAELGNDAGICGAAKLMSF
- the uvrC gene encoding excinuclease ABC subunit UvrC, whose product is MFDIQEELKKLPGKPGVYLMHDEKDEIIYVGKAVSLKNRVRQYFQSSRNKGVKIEQMVTHIRRFEYIITDSELEALVLECNLIKEHRPKYNTMLMDDKAYPFIKVTVEEAFPRVLLARRMVKDKARYFGPYTSAGAVKDTIELIRKLYYVRSCNRKLPRDIGKERPCLNYHIHQCKAPCQGYISQEEYRESIQEVLKFLGGNYEGILKDLEEKMQNASENLEFERAIEYRELIASVQKIAQKQKITDTAGEDRDILAVASEREDAVVQVFFIRGGRLIGRDHFYLKIGEGDEAGEILSSFIKQFYAGTPYIPSQLMLPEAVADQEIIEEWLSRKRGHRVHIQVPQKGKKEKLVELAKKNAALVLSTDKERLKREEGRTIGAVKELEKILGLEGLQRMEAYDISNTSGFASVGSMVVYERGKPKRNDYRKFRIKGVQGADDYASMEEVLTRRFRHGLEEQEEGKEMGGFNAFPDLILMDGGKGQVNVALGVLDSLGLQIPVCGMVKDDNHRTRGLYYQNVELPIDRNSEAFRLITRIQDEAHRFAITFHRQLRGKNQVHSILDDIPGVGPARRKDLMKHFENLEAVKNADIEELKKLPSMNEKSARDVYNFFH